The window AATACCCCCGTAGGCGATCACATTTTCATCCAAGACACAATATGATGCGGTAACCGCTGGGTAGATATAAAAGTTGTTCTCGCTGTTTTCCATATCCAGTCCGTAGACGATGTTGGCCCCCAAATTCAAGGTAAGGTCATCCCGAAGAACCAACAAACTTGGTGTGACTCCTGCTTGCAGATGGCTATAGTTTTTCTGTCCTTCATTGGTCGTTTCGGTAATCGAGCCATTTTCAAAACTACCGCCTACATAATCGACCTTTGCTCCGATAGTAAGCAACTCCTGCGTAATCGGAAGTTCAAAGGTGGGGTTGATAACAGCCCTGTTCTCCGTAGATTCCGTAGCGTCCCAGAATCGTCTCAACAACACATTTCCACTTTTGAAATAAGAATCTTCCATGTTGAAGTGTGCTTTGACCTCCGCATTGAAATAATTTTGCTGCTCGTCCATCGCATTGATCTCATCCTCGGTAAAGAATTCACTCTGGATTCCATACCAATTGTACAGTTGATGCTCCAAACCGATGTCCGCTCCCCAATCCATGTACCTGTCCTTTTTAGCGTAGGACGCGTTTAACTTGGTATCGTAAAATTCCGTATCCAGAGGGGTTGAATCCAAATCGCCACGTGATGAGTTGTGGGTAAGTCCAAAATCCAACAAATCTTCGCCACGATTGAACTCCCTACTGGTGTAAAAATCCACCAAAGCGTTGTTGTAATTGCCCAAACCTACCGATGCGTATGAATTGTACAAGGTGGGTGGTGGTGTTTTTTCCACTCCCGATGCTTTTCCTTTCGCCGGGGTAAAGGTGGATGCTACGGGCACGGAGAATATGCTGTAATTGATTTTTTTCTTTTGTAGCACAATGGAATCGTTCAAACTGGGAGACGATTTGATCTTAAAGGCATCAGAAACGGTTGGGGAATATGGTTTTACCACCGTTACCGTTTCCGTACCGATATTATCCTCTTCTTGGGCAATACCCACTCCGCAAAGGCTCAAAACAACTAGTGAAAATATATAATAGGTTCTCTTTTGCATGTTGTG is drawn from Flagellimonas sp. MMG031 and contains these coding sequences:
- a CDS encoding TonB-dependent receptor, which produces MQKRTYYIFSLVVLSLCGVGIAQEEDNIGTETVTVVKPYSPTVSDAFKIKSSPSLNDSIVLQKKKINYSIFSVPVASTFTPAKGKASGVEKTPPPTLYNSYASVGLGNYNNALVDFYTSREFNRGEDLLDFGLTHNSSRGDLDSTPLDTEFYDTKLNASYAKKDRYMDWGADIGLEHQLYNWYGIQSEFFTEDEINAMDEQQNYFNAEVKAHFNMEDSYFKSGNVLLRRFWDATESTENRAVINPTFELPITQELLTIGAKVDYVGGSFENGSITETTNEGQKNYSHLQAGVTPSLLVLRDDLTLNLGANIVYGLDMENSENNFYIYPAVTASYCVLDENVIAYGGIEGELAQNSYHDFVNENPFVSPTLDITPTDRQYEGYLGLKGQLTSNVGYNIKGSYMAENRKPLFIHNPINTLRDDEKSYTFGNSFQVFYDDVKTLGVFGEINVDVNRNFSLGVNAEFYDYDTETDNPAWNLPSIKGSVFMDYQISEQWYMGANLFYVGEREDLLSQIDPLNSQLQFDQVTLDGFFDANAHVGYRFNDQLSIFVKASNIANNNYQRWANFRVQGFQALAGVSYKFDF